The nucleotide sequence CTTTGGCATAGAGATGATGTCTCGTAACACTGTAAAGCACTTTCAtgtatttgattatttatttttattttaaaataaaagttgtaTTAACTTTTATTATGTCTTTAGATTATAAGCTTTTAGAATAAGCAACGCTGTGAGTGTCATACTGCGATCAAAGATGATTTATATGACTTTATTAAAACAAGTTTTAGACCAGAGGACAAAAAAATtgacatgacttttttttttgtttgtttgtttgttttacaggacacaaaaacacaagggTAGAAAATGCTAGATAATGAAATAAGCAGGGAAATAAATATAGTGATAGAACAAAAAAAGCCATTTATTATCACCTCTATACCAAATTCAAAACATTGACTATAGAAATtatacaaaacaacagcaatccACACATACCACCTTTAGGAAGGTGGAAGGTGACTTCTAGAGACCaacatagatttttttcttttttctttttttttttttttttaaagattaggCCACTTTGGTGAGAGCAATACATATAGCTTGTATTCCATCTGTTTAGAGAACttagatttatatttattacAAACTATGGTGACCATTTTTGAAATTAGCATACTGAACATTACGTACACATTTGTTACTATCCAAACAAGGCAGGTGGACCAGTGGACAAATGGTTGACTCCtaacacaggaaaacagaaatggaaaaactgcATAGATTCTCTTCTCTGGTGTTGAGAGAAGCTACAGACGTGGAGCCTCTTAGCTGTCTGCTAACAAGTTCATTCAGAGGGTGAAGTTGACGatactgaacacatgaagaaaacCAGGTCCAAACCACATTTATAAAACTGTACTTTAACTGTACTACTACCGTCCACATGTACTTTCTAACATTAATGGTTTAAGTCTAACTCTTTTCAACACCTAAAACTAATTCATGTTTTCTCTTACGTCAATGAGCTGATGATGATTactttattattgattaatctactgattattttctcaattaattgtttaattcTACAAAACTGTGAACAATGACCTATCACAATCTCCTATAGCCCCAGATCATTGAATGTCTTGGGTCTGTTGTATCAACAGTCTCAATCATGAATGCACTAAATTCACCATAATgtaagaaaaggaagagaaaataaGTCTCACATTTGACACCagaaatgtgatattttttaaattttccttAAAAATTGTCTTAAAATGActcattatcaaaatagttgccaattaattttctgtctaaCAGTTGCAGCTCCAGGCTGTCAGGCTAATTAGTTTTCATGCAATATTAAAGATCAAAAAGTGCTGggaacactttttttttttttttataaaccaAACTTAAGAGCAGACACATTAGTCGGGGATGTGTCCAGCCACCAAAGCAGCCAATTAAGACACATTTCTCCAACATCATTAACACCCTACTTTGATGTGTGCTCTTTGAATTTCAAACAGATGAAGGGAATAGGGTTCATTTCTCTCTCAATATCGCTTTCAGTCCACAGCACATGAATCAAGACTGATGTagaaaacagctgaagtgaCTTGATGATGGATGTTTTTACCATGAACAGACAGGCCACATTATCAGTGATAGAAGTGATGTAAGACAGTATACTCTGTAAATACTATAACTCCATAACAAGCGTTAGCGGTGTGACATGACATAAGGGCAATTCTCATTATGTAATAACATGCCCTCAGGTCAAGATAAAGCCAATTAAGTAATACTAAATTGCTGGAGCCTCTAGAGGTTCTCCATAGCATCGAAATACTGATGATTATAAGCAGATGGTAACTCAGATGGTGGTATGCAAAAATACAATTTAGTCTTAGTAtagtcagaaaaaaaatcttgctaGCCTTGTTAGCTGTGTCCTTAGAGGTCAAAATAAGTTACACAACAAAAGTTCTACGTTCCCTAAAAACATCTGGAGAATATGTCTTATCATCACTGTAGCACATTCAACttacgtacacacacatacacaccaactATATTACACATCTGAACTCAAACGTTTGCATATAcccttttaaaacaacattcacaagtttggcaatttaaaaaaatactctcCCATATGCTTCTGTCAGATCCCCTTCACATTacacaacaaaagaagacaCCTCGCAACAAAAGGCTTACAATTttagatacagtatatttacacacaaatatgatacactttttttaaatataaaatagcCTGCCAGCCACCTTCAAACACCCAACAAAAACAATCCGTCACAATGGTGAGAAGTCTCGGTTGAAAAGGGTTTGTGATGGAGGGCAGGAGCTCGGCGATTAAGGCAAATCTCGCAGAACGGACGATGAGAACAAGACTGAGATTAAAGGGAAGTCAGGTAACCaattacagaaataaatcacCAACACTAATTTGTAAGGACACAAGATGGCTTTCAGTGTGAAGGCGGTCGTAGTTTATCTCGCTCGTCCTCTCACTTGTTGAGAAGCATCTTGGCAAAGTCTGAATTTGACAAAGGTTTCGTCTCTGAGGGCGCGTTCACTGACACGCTGGCTGCCGCCGGCACCTGCTCGGCCGCGGTTCCGTTCTCAACCTTGCTCACAGCCCCGCTTTGTCGGTGCAGGGAACGAGGGAGCAGTGACAGCTGGGTgcgtcctcttcctctcctggaaaaagaaagaaacagctcTGTATCTGTGCACTTACAAGTCTGCGAAAGGCAGATTTTCAGAACGGCTGAGAAATGGGTCACTAAAACTTACGATCCGAAGACCTGGCGAGGCATCATGTCTGTCGTGGTTCTGCTGGACCCTGGTTTATCCATCAGGTTTCTGCGAGGAGGGTTACTTATAGCCACAGAGATTTTGTTGTCCCCTACTTCCATCCCGTCCATTTTCAGTACTGCCTGAGACGCCTGGGTTTCATCTCCAAACTCAACATATGCCAGACCCTGCAGAGACACGCAGCAAGAGGTTAACAACACTCAGACACCAGACTCTGCTCAGCATCTGCGTGGTCAAAGGTGGTAATCATTAGCTTCATCAAGAACGCCATTTTTAGCCAAGCATCTGGACACTGTCCTCCACCTTTATAACTCACCTTGGGTTTCCCTGAGCGATATGTGACCAGACGAACTTCTTTGATGGTGCCGTGAATTTTGCAGATTTCCTCCAGCTGCTCTTTAGTGCACGAAAACGGCAGCCCAGAGATGAAGATTTTGTGTTTCTCCATTGATGTGTTGTATTTAAACACCTACAAAGACATTAATGTGAAGAGGTTTATACTGGGTTCCCTAAATTGAATTCAAGACAGTGGACAAAGTATGATGAAGTATGAAATCCAGTAAGGACAatacaatgaaatgaaagattAATGTCTTCTAAAGCCGTTTGTCAATTATTTTTAAGACTGTTCAAGACCTTCAAATCCCCAGgccataataaaataaataaataaatagctaaaAACATGTCTCCGTCATATTTACCTTAAAGtcagggtttttgtttttatccacACAAGGTGACACAAACATGGGCCTGCCCTCCACCTCGCGTCTGTCCAGCTTCAGGGCTTCAGCGACCGACACTGGGGATTCAAACTGTACATAGCAGTAACCTTTGAAGCTGCCTCTGTTGCTGAAGACAGGGCGAATCTGTTTGATGGGACCACAGGTCTCGAACAGTGTCCTGAGCTTTGTCTCTGGCTCCTCCAGGGTGTATGCCAAGTTGCTGATGAAAACGCTGCTGTTATCATTTCGAAGCTCAGGCTTGTCATCGTTGTGCCTCTGGgcagccgccgccgccgcctgGTCTTTCTTAGTGCCAGGTGGAGCAGGCTTATAGCCTGGAGGAGCATTTCTCCCAAAAAGTCCTGTCTCGGTCTCCATGTACTCCTCTGTGGTTTGGTCCCCATTTCCTCTGTGCCTTTTAGGGGCTTGTTCtgtcaaagagaaacatgtcaCGAAtaacatcacacttagttttgctaaaaagcaaaaaaaaaaaaaagttctatcAGTCAAACCAAGTAGTCTATCTTACCTGAATCGTCATTCCATTCGTCCTGATAATCATCCTGCTCCGCTTTCCTCTTCTCCCCGAATCGAGTTCCCTTCTGGACTTTCTTCTGAGCCTTCTTGTCCGACTTGGCTTTCCGCCGCTGCtcagctctctcctcctcttggcGAGCCAGGTTGGCTTCTTTCTCAGCCACCTAACAGATGGGCACAACATGGTAACAATAGCCAAAAGCAGGCAAATGATACCCCCATGCAGCACAATGCTGATATGTACTCGTACCTTTGCTCGCTGCTCATTAATCCTGTTCAGCCGGGTCTCTGTCTTCTGCACTGCAACATCCCAGTCCTCCAGAGAACCTGCAGGCAAGGACGCAAAATATAGAGCCACGTTGTAATTTGTGAAAATCTTATTTATTTCTATGTTAACTTTGGTTTTTATACTCACCTTCCACCCTCTCAAAGGTGAGCAGGACTTCACAGACGTGCTCTGGATAGTCTGAGGTGCACTGAACTGCTCTGTGAAGAGCTTTCCGACAGTGAACAGAGTCTCCATAAGACCTACGGATGGagtaaaaacacatacacatttaggCTAAATGATCAGTCAAAAAGTCATCAGTACTTGACTTCAACTATCTTATTCTCCTCTCAGACATGGACCTTTCAAGGTTGTAGTACTCCAGCCACATGTTGGCATATTTGGCGTTCCCTTTTGTCATGATACTGTCCCACAGTTCTCTGGCTTTTTGCATGTTCTTGCAGTGGAGGGCCTGACggtgagaaaaaagaaaaattaagtgCTGCCATAGTTTAGTAACTGGTCTTTTAGACCTTCACCGTGTATCTCAGTGGGCCTTTAGTCATCATTTCATTATGCTTCAAGGTAATTTAGTAAGCTTAATATGTCATAGAGAATTTGTACACACTTGAGCTTTTACTAAATTTTACTAAAACCCACACAAATAAGatatttataaattaaaaaaagtcaaaagaacACACGCAACAACAGATTAATACTGGGTTTAACACAACTGAACATGAAGCTCTCGAAAATGGTCGTCATAGTAACAATGCTTACCTCTATCCTTGCCCAGATCTGCATTATTATACAAGAGGGATCTCCACTTTCACCAAATCCTAGAGAGCCACAAAACAATGAATTATGTGAAAACCAAACCTCGTACACCACAAAAATCAATTTCAGCAAAATCCACTCACTCTCTTCCACATCCTGCTTCATGTAGTCTAGAGATCGAGAGAAGGCTCCTCGTAACTCCTCCAACTCTTTACttgattctgaaaaaaaaaaaaaaaaaaaaaaaaacatcaccaaAAACACGAACTGAATTAGATGTTTTTCTAGTTGTTTTTGACACAAAGCTGCTCTCACCTTTACTGAAATCCACACGTCTCCTCAGGTAGTCGAGGTACGCCTGCCAAATTTCCACATAATCTGTAGCCTGAATGAAACCTGCATTCAGAGCCTTCtcaaaaacatctgtgtgaaagaaaaagaaatggggTGATGATATGAAACAAGATCACACATACCACTATAAACGTCTAGGATATTTCCCCGTTAGTGCACCagtatttaaaaacattttcatgatgGGTACGACTCTCCAACATCTTTCACGCCCCAGTGTAACTAAATATAGAAGTccattttagttatttttgtgatatatacatgacaacacaacatatacacacaaaatacagcttCATGCTGCGCTGTAGTTGTTACCTGAGACAACCTGATGATCAGCTCCATGCCTCTCCAGAGCCAGCAGGTAACTCTTCCACAGACCCATGGTCCAGGGGCAGTTCCTTACGGCACGTTCATGAGTAGAAAGAACCAAGtctctgaccttcagctgaCGATCCTAAAGAACCAACAAATAACAGAGTGGTTAAAATAATCTTGAACAAGCTGAAAGATTTATTACAGAGAATGTAAAGAACCACTTTTATCAGAAACCACGTTTTCCTTCTGAGAGTTAAAGATATAAACTGCTTGTTTGTGCcattacaaacatttacacCCTACTAAACATTGAAGAAACCAGCCAAACCCCTAACACTGAAATATGACTAGGACAGAATCACATTAAACCAAACAAGACATGGCTGCTTTAACGACATTGTGGCCAGAGGGAAATCcaatacaacaaaaataagagCCATTTTAATAGAATTGTTTTCAAACGATTATCAACCTGATGTATCACTGGTTGTTGTCCAAGTTTAGTGTTCAAAGTGTCAGAAACTATATTACAGTTAAAAGATCCTGGCTGCTCAACACAAGCTGCAACACTTTGATCATAGTTGTTTAGCCCCTTGCTGGCAGCCGACAGAACTGGCAAGTTTTAGACGCCAAATAAGATTGGTCAGACTGGAAGGTAATGGCGTGTGAAACGGGTCCAAACATCACAGCCTGACTGGGAGCCTGTTAAAACACATTGTCGTGCCAAACGCTGGCCAATACTCACAAGATAGGTGGTGTATTTTGCCCACATGTCTGGTACTAGGCAGTTCTCAGCCAGAGTCCGCTCAAAGGTTATCTGGATCCGTGCTGGGTCGCCCTCCTTTAGTTCAAAGTCGATGTAGGCCTGATATTCTGCCAGCTTGGGAGGCTCTGCCACAAGCTGCAGCAAGACAACAGTGTGCAGATGTTATCCACTAAAAAAATCTAGGCACATTATTTAAAGTGTATTAGGAGGATAACTATAATGTTTAGCCAGTTACCAGTGACTCTTCAAAAGATTTGCACTTCTCCATCTGCTGCAAAGCTTTTTTGTATTGATGTATGACCGTGTCAGGCACCCCATGTTCAGACCACTCCTCATACTCTGCGTAGGTGGCTTCCATGTCTACAAAGCAACGAAGCACAATTagtttaattgttatttttttaaacattatcaaaagacagacacacCACATGCAGTATATACCAAATGTAAAAGGGTAACAACAAAGTATTGattttttgcaaatgtttttaagTATACTGCTTAACCTGAGTCACATACTTTAATGTACAATTCAACGGGTGGGATTTTCAGATAAGAAAGGGTTTCAAACACGACATAAATGCCTCTAGTCTCTATTCAGTTGGGCCAgaataagaaaacaacacaacattagACCTTCTGGTTAACTCTCGTCCACTCCTGAATCCAACTGAGAGCACGGTCAGAGCCTGAAGCGGGGGCTCTCTTTCTAAATCTGTACGGTATTTCAAGAGCTACATCACAGTAGCTCCGCTTTCAACTTATCCCACAAGGCAGCGTTATCTCTTTAAATGCGGTAATTCACAGTTTCTCAGGTGGGCCATGACACACAGCCCTCGCAACAGGAATCATGCCTATTTTACAGCAACCCGTCTGGACAGAAGAGGCGTCATGCTTACCCATTAAGGGGACGGCCAGCTGGCGGCGGAACAGTGTATGGATTCGCTCAAGCTGAGTGTTCAGCAGCTCCTGCTCCTCGCGACTGGGAATCCTGCCAGGGGGAGGCTGAGAGGAAAGGCAGCAGAAAGAACTGTGTCAAAATTTAGCAAAGGCCCATTTCGTCCAACATCAAAGGAATTCGacatttaaagagtttttatttattctgagTTACATCATTCAAAAGCATGATTTGATAATCTGACAGAGGCAGATGGAAACAGTGTGCCTGACCACAAATAAGATCTCTCCCAGTGATGGAAACACAAACCTGTACTGTGGATAGGATGGCGTTCTCAAACTCTCTGTATGCCTCCCACACCGTCTGTCCCTTGGTCATGTGAAGCCCCACAGCTGTCACGGCTCTCTCAAAAATGGATCTCACCTTGTCTATCCCACCTGGTGAGCCCATGCCACCAATTGAATACTGAGCATATTCAAGCCAGATATCTGGACCTGGGTATAAAGACACAGAGTTGAACATTAAGATATGTCTAATAACTGAATGTCAAATCAAATGCAGTGGCAATGCTGCGATGCACTCACAGATATAGTCTTTTACAGCTCTCTCAAAAAGGTCATATACTTTCTCCCGGTTTGGCTCTTCCTCAGTCAGACGGATCTCATCCTTGAGCCAATCCAGCCAGATCTCTGCAGGATTAAATAAAATGAGATTTCAGATACACAAATAAAGCACGGCTGCTGTCAACTGATTTTTTCTGACCCCACAAGAGTATTAGACATGCACCAACCTTCAGTGAGAGGGAAAAGCTCGCTCATCTTCTGCCTTGCCTTCCGCAGTCGGAAAAGTTCTCCCTCCTGCTTCAGCAGTTTGATGAGATCCACATGGCAGTTGTAGTCAAAAGCATTGATTGACAGCTGAAAAATCACACAAAGATAAGATTAGATAGATAATACAATTAAACATATCCTAATTAATTCATGcttcttctgtgtttatttagcaGCGATTTATTACCGCTGCCTAAGACAATACTaaattgaaataataatttgatcGTGGTGCTGTCTTAATCACGGAGGTAACTTTATACCGCAAAACATTTAAGCAGCAATAACTTCAGAGATTTTGATCACTGCAGTTTCAGCATTACAATCACAACTTGAAACCTGAACTAAGATACTAACAGCAACAAATACTGAATAAAAACTAGAAAGACCACCTTGGGAAGCATGGATGCAAATTCACTCAGTTGTTTATTAGGTGTGGCTTGCTAAAACCAATGcagtttaattatttattatctaACAAAGCTGCTATAAATTGtactagagctgaaatgattcgTTGATTAAGCAATCAGGGAGCTATTTTGATATTCAAGTAATCGCTGAAGTGATTTTTTTgagcaaaaacaccaaacaatcCTTAGTTCCAACATCTTAATTCTGAGGATTTGTGGTTTTTCTCTTACTTCTGCAAATCAATAGAtgtatattttaattatcagacaaaacaagctgtTGTTTTAGACATCGCCTTGGGTATTTGTCACCATTTTCTGACCTCTTACCTCTATCTTCATAagaataatacattttcagaCTCACTTTGCAGAAGCTGTTTCATTATGGTCATTTATGGAGGCTGCGGTTTATGGTGATGTTGACGTGTATTATGTTATACAAAGATATGTTACCTTTGAAGCAGTGGTGTCAGACTACATATCAACACCTTTCAGCttaatgcaacaaaaaaacaatacacaagCTACAGCCTCTAAAATGATGCAAAGTTGAATCACCACCTCTCTGACACAGTATGACCAAAGAATTAACACTATAAACTTAAATGGTGGTAGGATTTGTTGCAGGGCTTC is from Lates calcarifer isolate ASB-BC8 linkage group LG13, TLL_Latcal_v3, whole genome shotgun sequence and encodes:
- the sart3 gene encoding squamous cell carcinoma antigen recognized by T-cells 3 — protein: MNGNQRVRTSGEDGVFVDKQAKKGGFTDEGAPTSGQQQSLHVRGSSASSATGSASYRAAAGLLGCYQADSLSNMAASSNAEQTQLQDMEEEDAGMEEREMESDEEEEEGMGVENSDDDEDDSSEDEKENEAEIQRLEEQLSINAFDYNCHVDLIKLLKQEGELFRLRKARQKMSELFPLTEEIWLDWLKDEIRLTEEEPNREKVYDLFERAVKDYICPDIWLEYAQYSIGGMGSPGGIDKVRSIFERAVTAVGLHMTKGQTVWEAYREFENAILSTVQPPPGRIPSREEQELLNTQLERIHTLFRRQLAVPLMDMEATYAEYEEWSEHGVPDTVIHQYKKALQQMEKCKSFEESLLVAEPPKLAEYQAYIDFELKEGDPARIQITFERTLAENCLVPDMWAKYTTYLDRQLKVRDLVLSTHERAVRNCPWTMGLWKSYLLALERHGADHQVVSDVFEKALNAGFIQATDYVEIWQAYLDYLRRRVDFSKESSKELEELRGAFSRSLDYMKQDVEERFGESGDPSCIIMQIWARIEALHCKNMQKARELWDSIMTKGNAKYANMWLEYYNLERSYGDSVHCRKALHRAVQCTSDYPEHVCEVLLTFERVEGSLEDWDVAVQKTETRLNRINEQRAKVAEKEANLARQEEERAEQRRKAKSDKKAQKKVQKGTRFGEKRKAEQDDYQDEWNDDSEQAPKRHRGNGDQTTEEYMETETGLFGRNAPPGYKPAPPGTKKDQAAAAAAQRHNDDKPELRNDNSSVFISNLAYTLEEPETKLRTLFETCGPIKQIRPVFSNRGSFKGYCYVQFESPVSVAEALKLDRREVEGRPMFVSPCVDKNKNPDFKVFKYNTSMEKHKIFISGLPFSCTKEQLEEICKIHGTIKEVRLVTYRSGKPKGLAYVEFGDETQASQAVLKMDGMEVGDNKISVAISNPPRRNLMDKPGSSRTTTDMMPRQVFGSRGRGRTQLSLLPRSLHRQSGAVSKVENGTAAEQVPAAASVSVNAPSETKPLSNSDFAKMLLNK